From one Lemur catta isolate mLemCat1 chromosome 5, mLemCat1.pri, whole genome shotgun sequence genomic stretch:
- the HMGB2 gene encoding high mobility group protein B2 gives MGKGDPNKPRGKMSSYAFFVQTCREEHKKKHPDSSVNFAEFSKKCSERWKTMSAKEKSKFEDMAKSDKARYDREMKNYVPPKGDKKGKKKDPNAPKRPPSAFFLFCSEHRPKIKSEHPGLSIGDTAKKLGEMWSEQSAKDKQPYEQKAAKLKEKYEKDIAAYRAKGKSEAGKKGPGRPTGSKKKNEPEDEEEEEEEEEDEDDEEEEEDEE, from the exons ATGGGCAAAGGAGACCCCAACAAGCCGAGGGGCAAAATGTCCTCCTATGCCTTCTTCGTGCAGACCTGCCGGGAAGAGCACAAGAAGAAGCACCCGGACTCCTCCGTGAATTTCGCCGAATTCTCCAAGAAATGTTCGGAGAGATGGAAG ACCATGTCTGCAAAGGAAAAGTCGAAGTTTGAAGATATGGCAAAAAGTGACAAAGCTCGCTATGACAGGGAGATGAAAAATTATGTTCCTCCCAAAGgtgataagaaaggaaagaaaaaggatccCAATGCTCCTAAAAGGCCAcc ATCTGCCTTCTTCCTGTTTTGCTCTGAACATCGCCCAAAGATCAAAAGTGAACACCCAGGCCTATCCATTGGGGATACTGCAAAAAAATTGGGTGAAATGTGGTCTGAACAGTCAGCCAAAGATAAACAACCTTATGAACAGAAGGCAGCTAAGCTAAAGGAGAAATATGAAAAG GATATTGCTGCATACCGTGCCAAGGGCAAAAGTGAAGCAGGAAAGAAGGGCCCTGGCAGGCCAACAGGCTCAAAGAAGAAGAATGAACcagaagatgaggaagaagaggaagaggaggaagaagatgaggacgatgaggaggaggaggaagatgaagaataA